The DNA sequence TGCAAACGGCGAAAAGATAAACATAGATGTAACAGCAAACAAGCAGATGAAAGAAGCTTATGCACTGGGTTTAAAGACATATATGACAAAACGCGGCGGTCGCGGACTTTCATGTAACTCTTGTCATGCTCCTGCTGTAGTCGGCCGTATTTTAAGAACACAGCCGCTTCCGGATTTAGGTGCAAAAGGTGCAAAAGCTGCGGCAACATGGCCGGCATACAGAATGACAAAATCATCTTTAAGAACACTGCAACGCCGTTTTCAGGGATGTATGAAAAATGCACTTTTAAAAGTTATACCGCTCGGTTCAAAACAGATGGTAGCACTTGAAGTGTATTTAACAAATAAAGCAAAGGGCGCTGAAATTTCAATCCCTGGTTTAAAAAGATAGAAGGTTAATTAATGGAAATTTCTAGAAGAGATTTTATGCACATTGCAGCGATATTTGGACTGACTGCAGCTACAAGCAGCTTTGCAAGTTCACAAAAAATAGAGCAGATTGGTTTAAAAGATATATACCAGTTTAATTCAATGGGTAATTTTACACTGATGCATATATGTGATTTACATGCACATATAAAACCACTGTACTGGAGAGAGCCCTCAACATTGATCTCTGCTCCAAACCTTGTGGGAACACCTGGGTTTTTATGTGGTGAAGCATTTGCAAAGCATTATGGACTTGAACCAAGTTCTCTTGATGCATATTTCGACACATATATAGACTTTAGCAAATTGGCTAAAAAGTTTGGAAAAATGGGCGGTATCGCGCACATTAAAACTTTGACAAATCACATTATAAAAGAACGCGGAAAAGAGAATGTACTTTTCCTTGATTCCGGTGATACATGGCAGGGAACTGGTGTGGCACTGAAAACCGCTGGCGAAGCTATTGTAAAAGCCCAAAATTATCTTGGAATTGACACTATGGTAGGGCACTGGGAATTTACCTATGGGAAAGAGAGAGTCAAAGAGCTGATTGAGATGCTTGATGCGAAATTTATTTCTCAAAATATCATAGGTGATGATCCTTTTGCTGATGAGTATGAAGAGTTGATTTTTGAACCGTATACTATTGAAGAGCGTGGTGGGGCAAAAATCGGAATTATCGGACAATCCTTTCCGTTTACATCTACTGCGAACCCAAAAGAGTTTACAGAGGGTTGGAGTTTTGGTTTAAGACTTGAAACACTTCAAGAATATGTAGATGAGTTGAAAAATGAGAAAAAAGTGGACTGCGTTGTTGTGCTTTCGCACGATGGATTCAGCGTTGATCAGGAAGTGGCGCGTAAAGTTAAAGGTATCGACTTTATTTTAAGCGGTCATACACATGACCCTTCACCGGAACCTATTGTAATTAACGGTACTGTTATCGTTATTGCAGGAAGTCACGGAAAATATATAGGTCGTTTGGATATTGATGCAAAAAACGGAAAAGTGAACGGATATGAGTACAAACTGATTCCTATTGCTTCGCATATTATTCCGGCAGATCCGGAGGGTGTAAAGCTTGTCAATGAATTGTATGCTCCTTTTGATAAAGAGTTTAATGAAGTGTTAGGCCGAACAAAAGGAATGCTTTATAAGCGTGATACATTCTTCTCAACATTTGATCAGCTCATCAATGATGCAATTATGGATGAGATGAAATGTGATGTCTCTTTTACTCCAGGGTACAGATGGGGAACAACAGTGCTTGCCGGTGACAATATTTTAATGGACAATGTATATGAGATGTGTGGGATTACCTATCCTGATGTGTATACATTTGAGTTAAAAGGTGAAAAAATTGCAACACTTTTAGAAGATATTGCAGATAATGTTTTTAATGCAAACCCTCTATACCAGCAGGGTGGTGACATGAGCCGTCTTGGCGGTGTAACCTATTCTATCGCCGTTTCAAACAAAGCGGGTGAGAGAATATCAAATCTTAAGATTGGAGGTAAACCTATAGACTTGAAGAAAACATATATAGTCTCATCATGGGGTGGGAACCTGCAAAAAGCAGGCGCCAACTTGCAAACTGACAAAATTCGTCCGGTTTATGATGTTGTACGTGATTATATTAAAAAGAAAAAAGTGGTTGATGTGAGTAACAAAGGTAATGTTACTATACTAGATTACAGTTGTGGCTGTCCGACTAAGGGGTCAAGAGGCTGCTAAAGGAACAGGAGGCAGCTGCAACTGCCTCCTGTATCTGAATGTGTTAACAATAACATAATCAAACAAGGTTATTATAACACTTTTTAAACAAATAAAAGGGAAACAAATGAAAAATATGATTAAATTGGCAGCTGGAACTGCTGCTTTACTACTAATGGCTACTTCAGCACAGGCAACGTTAAAGACAGATAAGGTTACTTTAAAAGGGAACATGCAAGTGAAGTATAACAAACTTCCATCTCCAGTTGATTCTTTGAAAGAAGCTTTTACTGAGGGTATGTTCTACGGTCGTTTCAGAACAAACTTTTTCTATTGGGACTGGGATGTAGAAAATTATGCAACTGGCGGAAAGCAAAAAGATAACAAAAACAATGGTGTCGGTGGTAGTTTAATCTATAAATCTGCTCCGTTTAAAGGGTTCAGCGGAACTGTTGGCCTGTATACATCACAAAACTTAGATTTCTTTCGTATGGATAAACAAGATGCAAAATATGCAAAATCGGGTAAAGATACATTCAGCAGATATAATTTATCAACTGGCGGGCATTATGGTATTACTGATTTAGGTCAGGCATATTTGCAGTATGATGCTACAAAAAAGACAACTGTTAAAGTTGGTCGTCAAATGTTTGAGACAGTGTTTACAAAATCAAATGATACAAAGATGATACCAAATACTTTTGACGGTCTTACTGTTGTCAGTAAAGATTTACCAAAAACTACGGTAAAACTTGCATATTTTACAAAACAAAAACTAAGAGATCATACAGTTGCACATGATGTTCTCGCATTTGATCCAAACAATAAATGGAACCAAAATGATGATTCGGCAATAAACAAAAACCTCACAGTTGCAAGAATAGGACAGGATAACAAACTTATAGTCGGTACTGTGACAAACAAGTCTGTTAAAAACCTCAAAGCAAGTGTAGGTTATGCAACAGTTCCCGGTGTTGTGAGCAATATTACATTGGAAGCACATTATACTATTCCTGTCGGTTCAATGAAAGTTGTCCCTGGTGTGAGATATATGATGCAGTATGATGCTTTGGGTGCCAACTACGGTGTGGCAAACTTAAAAGGGAATCAGACAAACTATACTAATCCGAACTCTTTGGATTCAAATCTTTTATGTGCAAGAATTGACTTTAAACAAGGTGCATTTTTAGGCCGTTTAGGGTACTCAAAAGTAGCTGACAAAGCAGATATCGTTGCTCCATGGCGTGGATTCCCGACGGGTGGATTTACTCGTGCAATGGCTCAGTATAACTGGTATGCAAACACTCAAACTATTATGCTTCGCGCAGGATATGACTTTGGAAAAGCAAAAATTCTTCCAGGATTCAGTGTAATGGTCAGATACGCAATGCAGGATTTTGATGACAGTAAACCAGGTGTACAGGCTGATAGTAATATTATTCATATGGATGTTCGTCAGAACATCGGACACAGCAGTGAATTAAAATTCAGACTCGGTATGGTTGACGCGAAACCGACAAACGGTAAGACAGATGTATCATACAATGAGTACCGTTTAGAGTATAACTACTTCTTCTAAAGAGAAGTAGTTTAATCACAATTATAAAGGTTATGCTTTGAAGTCATTTTTGTTGAGTATTGTATTATTTCATTCTCTCCTTTCTTACGATTACAAACTTCAGCCTGAAAAAGTAGATGAGATCACCACTCACTGCTTTTTTGGGCTACCAGAAGTGATGGATGAGCATAACAACGGAAACATGTCCAATTCATGTTTTGTTACCCTTGGGAGCAGCTATCTTGTGATAGATAGTGGTCCCACGTATCAGTATGCCCAGCAGGCATATCAAAAGATGAAAGCTATCAAAAATCTTCCTGTCTCTTATGTTATAAACACACATGTTCATGATGATCATTGGCTTGGAAATAGTTACTATGCGACACTTGGTGCCAAAATCATAGGATCAGAGGCATTTAAAGAACTTCCTAAGTTGGAACAAACACGCATGCAAAGAAGAATATCTGCCGAGGCATATAAAAAAACGACACAGGTCTTTCCGACTGTTTTTGTAAAAAAAGAAAAAGTTTTACAGATTAACGGAAACAAAGTATATATCAAAAGTGTAAATCA is a window from the Sulfurimonas hydrogeniphila genome containing:
- the soxA gene encoding sulfur oxidation c-type cytochrome SoxA, giving the protein MKTGIKIALSVAMLASLSYGGEQFAMSDADRAMYAEMSENNPADIMVADGEELLGYMGGDEGLAKYLGVTEDELPAYIAGFPRYIKKFDMVVGIDQVIQAMMADGGHKPLKLKSGNMFAMVAYVKSIANGEKINIDVTANKQMKEAYALGLKTYMTKRGGRGLSCNSCHAPAVVGRILRTQPLPDLGAKGAKAAATWPAYRMTKSSLRTLQRRFQGCMKNALLKVIPLGSKQMVALEVYLTNKAKGAEISIPGLKR
- the soxB gene encoding thiosulfohydrolase SoxB; translation: MEISRRDFMHIAAIFGLTAATSSFASSQKIEQIGLKDIYQFNSMGNFTLMHICDLHAHIKPLYWREPSTLISAPNLVGTPGFLCGEAFAKHYGLEPSSLDAYFDTYIDFSKLAKKFGKMGGIAHIKTLTNHIIKERGKENVLFLDSGDTWQGTGVALKTAGEAIVKAQNYLGIDTMVGHWEFTYGKERVKELIEMLDAKFISQNIIGDDPFADEYEELIFEPYTIEERGGAKIGIIGQSFPFTSTANPKEFTEGWSFGLRLETLQEYVDELKNEKKVDCVVVLSHDGFSVDQEVARKVKGIDFILSGHTHDPSPEPIVINGTVIVIAGSHGKYIGRLDIDAKNGKVNGYEYKLIPIASHIIPADPEGVKLVNELYAPFDKEFNEVLGRTKGMLYKRDTFFSTFDQLINDAIMDEMKCDVSFTPGYRWGTTVLAGDNILMDNVYEMCGITYPDVYTFELKGEKIATLLEDIADNVFNANPLYQQGGDMSRLGGVTYSIAVSNKAGERISNLKIGGKPIDLKKTYIVSSWGGNLQKAGANLQTDKIRPVYDVVRDYIKKKKVVDVSNKGNVTILDYSCGCPTKGSRGC
- a CDS encoding OprD family outer membrane porin, whose amino-acid sequence is MKNMIKLAAGTAALLLMATSAQATLKTDKVTLKGNMQVKYNKLPSPVDSLKEAFTEGMFYGRFRTNFFYWDWDVENYATGGKQKDNKNNGVGGSLIYKSAPFKGFSGTVGLYTSQNLDFFRMDKQDAKYAKSGKDTFSRYNLSTGGHYGITDLGQAYLQYDATKKTTVKVGRQMFETVFTKSNDTKMIPNTFDGLTVVSKDLPKTTVKLAYFTKQKLRDHTVAHDVLAFDPNNKWNQNDDSAINKNLTVARIGQDNKLIVGTVTNKSVKNLKASVGYATVPGVVSNITLEAHYTIPVGSMKVVPGVRYMMQYDALGANYGVANLKGNQTNYTNPNSLDSNLLCARIDFKQGAFLGRLGYSKVADKADIVAPWRGFPTGGFTRAMAQYNWYANTQTIMLRAGYDFGKAKILPGFSVMVRYAMQDFDDSKPGVQADSNIIHMDVRQNIGHSSELKFRLGMVDAKPTNGKTDVSYNEYRLEYNYFF
- a CDS encoding MBL fold metallo-hydrolase, with amino-acid sequence MKSFLLSIVLFHSLLSYDYKLQPEKVDEITTHCFFGLPEVMDEHNNGNMSNSCFVTLGSSYLVIDSGPTYQYAQQAYQKMKAIKNLPVSYVINTHVHDDHWLGNSYYATLGAKIIGSEAFKELPKLEQTRMQRRISAEAYKKTTQVFPTVFVKKEKVLQINGNKVYIKSVNHKAHTNSDLYVYIPSKKIVFVGDLVFNQRLPSLRDGDISGWLEALEQIKKMDVQYIIGGHGENIDKKAVDFTYNYLKTLKKEVKKRLEAGEDIADVVNEVKMKKYENDPFYDSIHRQNVETAYRMLEWEDE